A single window of Nematostella vectensis chromosome 4, jaNemVect1.1, whole genome shotgun sequence DNA harbors:
- the LOC125561830 gene encoding uncharacterized protein LOC125561830, with amino-acid sequence MGLPKDYQIDIPNNRNSQDSKVIDSRGRNLIETCTALNMRILNGRVVGDLEGKKTCFRYNGSSVVDYIIVNNESLDIVDYFIVNPLEPHLTDHCSLSCSLNLKFTFKQKDNSENVQLSELKRLRWNNEISSELKLLFESEEVQTNLNAALNNNCVDTSVDLFTETLLSACENAGLRYQNNDIKESSVNKMWFDKECKNEKENLRSLGKLLSKQPDQRELGAVLKEKKKSFKKLCRRKKYTHYNNIVNSIDFRNSKNTWKQINRIFNSNTHKQSHQIRPEEAAVFHQHFEQLNATIESQNTMEEVEKTRGNTHLAGVMV; translated from the exons ATGGGTCTACCAAAAGATTACCAAATTGATATTCCAAATAATAGAAATTCACAAGACTCTAAGGTGATTGACAGCCGAGGAAGAAATTTAATAGAAACGTGCACTGCACTCAATATGCGAATTTTGAACGGCAGAGTAGTAGGTGACCTTGAAGGTAAGAAAACCTGCTTTCGATACAACGGAAGCAGCGTTGTTGATTACATAATTGTAAATAATGAAAGTTTAGACATTGTTGATTATTTCATTGTGAATCCGCTTGAGCCACACCTGACTGATCACTGTTCGCTTTCATGCAGTCTAAACCTGAAATTTACATTTAAACAAAAGGATAATTCAGAAAACGTACAACTAAGTGAGCTCAAAAGATTGCGCTGGAATAACGAGATCAGTAGCGAGTTAAAGCTATTGTTCGAGTCCGAAGAAGTGCAAACAAATTtaaatgcggctttaaataataattgcgTAGACACATCAGTAGATCTTTTTACAGAAACGCTCTTATCCGCATGCGAAAACGCAGGACTGCGCTACCAAAACAATGACATTAAAGAGAGCAGCGTTAACAAAATGTGGTTCGACAAGGAatgtaaaaatgaaaaagaaaatttacgCTCACTAGGCAAATTACTTTCAAAGCAGCCTGACCAACGCGAGCTAGGAGCCGTCttgaaggaaaaaaagaagtcTTTTAAAAAACTCTGTAGGCGGAAAAAGTATAcgcattataataatatagtaAACAGTATCGATTTCAGAAACTCTAAAAACACTTGGAAACAAATAAATAGGATTTTCAACAGCAATACACATAAACAATCACATCAAATTAGACCCGAAGAAGCTGCTGTTTTTCATCAGCACTTCGAACAATTAAACGCGACAATAGAATCACAAAATACAATGGAAGAAGTAGAAAAAACGCG GGGGAATACCCATCTAGCTGGAGTTATGGTCTGA
- the LOC125561831 gene encoding uncharacterized protein LOC125561831 — protein sequence MEEYPNLNENLLRFQSDRRGKTLIQVRNLDKGGWSKPRQLFNEDGGVRRDVANLRGFKLAMGSVAEVDAVIQVNTERIQELQGVVATDWETIDDPNSSESSRQEARERNKERLSEIDELERGNRELENQKPLRERIKAIFKKYGFTVTAIGLAVATKIAAIVKSLGKSLSSVARGVGNGLKAIGKKLSELLPWLVGSIANFVFKAAGEAVKFLGENAWLLILAVAAFLVRRMQSSHRNK from the exons ATGGAGGAATACCCaaaccttaacgagaatctgctacggttccagtcagaccggaggggaaagacgctaatacaggttcgcaacctcgacaaaggaggttg gtctaaaccaagacagctgttcaacgAGGACGGGGGCGTCCGACGGGACGTTGCAAATCTGagaggcttcaagctggcgatggggtccgtggcagaggtagacgcggtcatccaggtAAACACAGAACGgatccaagagctgcaaggggtggtagccacagacTGGGAGACCATTGACGACCCTAACTCGTCAGAGAGtagccgccaagaggcccgtgagcgcaacaaggagaggctgtccgagattgacgaactagaacgcggaaaccgagagctcgagaaccaaaagccgctaagagagcgcatcaaagccatattcaaaaagtacggctttaccgtcaccgctatcgggttggccgtagcgacgaagatcgcggccattgtgaagtcgctcggcaagtcgctctcctccgtggccagaggggtcggtaacgggcttaaggccatcGGTAAAAAGCTGAGCGAACTTCTCCCctggctagtaggcagcatcgcgaacttcgtgtttaaggctgcaggggaagcggtgaaattccttggcgaaaatgcgtggctgctcattctagccgtagccgcgttcttggttcgtcgaatgcaaagcagtcatcggaacaagtaa
- the LOC125561829 gene encoding uncharacterized protein K02A2.6-like, protein MATYGKIDEFDRDSDSWEQYIERLNFYFEANGVTTSDDDLKIRRAILLSSVGKKTYKLMSDLLAPAKPGEKSYADLCTLVKSHFNPKPSESVQRHKFNNRFRLSGENVSDFVAALRNMAEYCNFGGSLENMLRDRLVSGINNERIQRRLLSEENLTFKKAYDIASSMETTAQHMADLQSAPSTLSSTSASVKKVSSSPLPRSKSENKECYRCGKNHHPSKCRFKEATCHYCKKKGHIVAKCLKKAKKSSETTKPNSNHHPKQGKPAIHVLDTDKEIEDEDIYPLFAVSQGNRQNPYLVDVELNGLKVQMELDTGASLSVIGEDIFDQLKNVEGSSLNLQDTKLTLKTYTGETIPVLGKLVVEVKYKDFFEHLPVIVVQGKVPSLFGRDWLQHVKLSWPEIFLVQVVSPDVSDLLKKHENLFKEGLGTIQGVKAKIYVDPQAKPKYFKPRTLEYARRQKVERELDRLLEEGTIRPVQFSEWATPIVPIVKSDESIRICGDFKVTLNQVSKLDNYPIPKTEDLLAQLGGGVQFTKLDLSQAYQQLELDEESKKYTTITTHKGLFEYNRLCYGIASAPGIFQRTMENLLQGIPHVVVRIDDILIAGKTSADHLKSLTEVLSRLDKAGVRLKRSKCIFQAPEVTYLGQRIDKDGIHPLDEKIKAIQESPRPSNLKELQAFLGMLNYYACYIPNITTVLSPLHQLLVKDTPWNWSEAHEKSWNQAKSTLHSSQLLVHYSLERELTLACDASPYGLGCVISHVMDDGTERPISYASRTLSPAKKNYSQLDKEAAAIMFGVRKFHSYLYGRSFTIYTDHKPLLGLLQSTKQIPTSASPRILRWAVFLSGYSYTLVYREGQKNGNADGLSRLPLPNETRNVPVPGDIMFVMNHLEVNTPVKVKDIERWTSKDPILSAVRHQVMSGWPNSNDRIEFKPYSYRKHQLSCQDGCLLWGSRVVIPPQGRVKLLQELHDGHPGMVRMKMLARSYFWWPGLDADIEQKVKDCTSCQSNAKTPSTAPLHPWEWPSRPWSRIHIDYAGPFEGHMFLVIGDAYSKWIEVFKTNSSTAAVTIQKLRECFSVHGLPDIIVSDNATAFIGEEFALFMSENGIKHITSAPKHPASNGFAERYVRTFKETMKKMGGEKENLDTKLSRFLLSYRTTPHATTGKTPGELLMNRKLKTRLDLVNPLSQDTIRTRVEDKQLAQKKQPDNLVPLREFQVNDPVFVKNFSYGPKWLCGTIIQQSGPVSYVVQLSSGGVFRRHVDHLRLRTSTPTVANDLQSSTELAQVPMQTTVPKQIPEEFKEPEITVPEPSLEPKKTELPASEPASTLRRSTRLKTTPTHLKDYVC, encoded by the coding sequence ATGGCAACCTACGGCAAAATAGACGAATTCGACAGAGATTCTGATTCATGGGAACAGTATATCGAGCGTCTAAACTTCTATTTTGAAGCAAATGGAGTAACTACGTCTGACGATGACTTGAAAATACGCCGTGCAATCCTCCTCAGTTCGGTAGGGAAAAAAACCTACAAATTAATGTCTGATCTGCTGGCCCCAGCGAAACCTGGAGAGAAATCTTATGCTGACTTGTGCACCTTGGTAAAGAGCCATTTCAACCCAAAACCGAGTGAAAGCGTGCAACGGCACAAGTTCAATAACCGTTTCAGATTGAGCGGGGAGAACGTGTCTGACTTTGTAGCGGCTCTACGAAACATGGCAGAATACTGCAATTTTGGTGGCAGTCTGGAAAATATGCTGCGTGATCGTCTGGTGTCTGGAATTAACAATGAAAGAATCCAAAGGCGTTTGCTATCAGAAGAGAACTTAACTTTCAAAAAAGCTTACGACATTGCTTCGTCTATGGAAACGACCGCACAGCACATGGCCGATCTTCAATCTGCTCCTTCTACGTTAAGTTCAACGTCTGCATCTGTAAAAAAGGTCAGTTCTTCGCCCTTACCGCGTtctaaaagcgaaaataaagagtGTTATCGTTGTGGAAAAAATCACCACCCGTCAAAATGTCGTTTCAAGGAGGCCACGTGCCATTATTGTAAAAAGAAAGGGCATATTGTTGCCAAATGtctcaaaaaagcaaaaaagtcgTCCGAGACAAccaagccaaattcaaaccaccATCCAAAACAAGGGAAACCAGCAATTCATGTCCTGGATActgataaagaaatagaagatGAAGATATATATCCATTGTTTGCTGTCAGTCAAGGCAACCGCCAAAATCCGTATTTAGTAGATGTTGAATTAAATGGTCTTAAAGTTCAAATGGAACTGGACACTGGTGCATCACTTTCAGTAATCGGAGAGGACATTTTTGATCAATTGAAGAACGTTGAGGGTTCATCTCTCAATCTGCAAGATACCAAGCTAACCTTGAAAACATACACCGGGGAGACAATTCCAGTTTTAGGAAAGCTTGTAGTGGAAGTCAAGTACAAGGACTTTTTTGAACACTTGCCAGTTATAGTTGTACAAGGCAAGGTGCCCAGTCTCTTTGGACGAGATTGGTTACAACATGTTAAGTTGTCATGGCCAGAGATTTTCCTAGTTCAAGTTGTATCCCCTGATGTGTCTGACCTGCTAAAGAAACATGAAAATTTATTCAAGGAAGGACTAGGGACAATTCAAGGAGTGAAAGCAAAGATATACGTTGATCCTCAAGCCAAACCCAAGTACTTCAAACCTCGCACGCTAGAATATGCACGACGTCAGAAGGTAGAGAGAGAATTGGACCGTTTGTTAGAAGAAGGAACAATTCGTCCAGTTCAATTTTCGGAATGGGCAACACCCATTGTGCCCATTGTCAAATCTGATGAGTCTATACGCATTTGTGGAGACTTCAAAGTTACTTTGAACCAAGTTAGCAAACTTGACAATTACCCAATTCCTAAAACAGAGGATCTGCTAGCTCAACTTGGAGGTGGAGTGCAGTTTACAAAACTAGATCTGAGTCAAGCTTATCAACAACTTGAGTTAGATGAAGAATCAAAGAAgtacaccactatcaccactcATAAAGGCCTATTTGAGtacaatagactgtgctaCGGCATTGCCTCAGCCCCTGGGATTTTCCAACGCACAATGGAAAATTTACTGCAGGGTATTCCGCATGTTGTAGTACGAATAGATGATATTCTCATTGCCGGGAAGACATCAGCAGATCATCTCAAAAGTCTAACAGAAGTCCTGTCACGTCTGGACAAAGCTGGCGTCCGTCTTAAACGTTCGAAGTGCATTTTTCAAGCACCTGAAGTCACTTACCTGGGACAACGCATAGACAAAGATGGTATCCACCCCCTTGACGAGAAAATCAAAGCAATTCAAGAGTCACCGAGACCTTCTAATCTGAAAGAACTGCAAGCCTTTTTAGGCATGCTTAACTATTACGCTTGTTACATACCTAACATCACTACAGTACTATCTCCTTTACATCAGCTGTTAGTCAAAGACACACCTTGGAACTGGAGTGAAGCACATGAAAAATCTTGGAACCAAGCCAAGTCCACACTTCACTCTTCACAACTTCTAGTGCATTACAGCTTGGAAAGAGAGTTAACCCTTGCTTGTGACGCATCACCATATGGTCTTGGTTGTGTTATTTCACATGTGATGGATGATGGGACTGAACGTCCTATTTCATATGCCTCACGTACTCTGTCCCCAGCCAAAAAGAACTATTCACAGCTCGACAAAGAGGCAGCAGCCATCATGTTCGGGGTGAGGAAGTTCCACTCATACTTATATGGACGGAGTTTTACCATCTACACTGATCACAAACCCCTGCTGGGTCTGCTACAGTCAACTAAACAAATACCGACCTCAGCCTCACCACGCATATTGAGGTGGGCGGTATTCCTGTCAGGCTACTCATACACTTTAGTATATCGAGAAGGCCAGAAAAATGGTAATGCCGATGGCCTGAGCCGGCTGCCATTGCCAAATGAAACCAGAAATGTTCCAGTGCCTGGCGACATTATGTTTGTAATGAATCATCTTGAAGTCAACACACCCGTTAAAGTCAAGGACATTGAGCGTTGGACCTCAAAAGATCCTATTCTTAGTGCAGTACGACACCAAGTAATGTCCGGTTGGCCCAATTCAAATGATCGCATTGAGTTCAAGCCCTACTCTTATAGAAAGCACCAACTTAGCTGTCAGGATGGCTGTCTACTCTGGGGCTCTCGCGTAGTCATTCCTCCTCAAGGAAGAGTCAAGCTTCTCCAGGAACTACATGATGGACATCCTGGAATGGTTCGCATGAAAATGTTAGCCCGAAGCTATTTCTGGTGGCCTGGCCTGGACGCGGATATTGAGCAAAAGGTGAAAGATTGCACAAGCTGCCAAAGTAATGCTAAGACACCTTCTACTGCACCCCTACATCCGTGGGAGTGGCCGTCTAGACCTTGGTCTCGCATACATATTGACTATGCAGGACCTTTCGAAGGACACATGTTCCTGGTGATCGGTGATGCCTATAGTAAGTGGATCGAGGTATTCAAGACAAACTCCAGTACTGCTGCAGTAACCATCCAGAAGTTAAGAGAATGCTTCTCAGTACATGGACTGCCTGATATCATTGTATCTGATAATGCAACTGCCTTCATAGGTGAAGAATTTGCCCTTTTTATGTCTGAGAATGGCATAAAACACATCACTTCAGCACCTAAACACCCAGCATCCAATGGATTTGCTGAAAGATATGTTCGCACTTTTAAGGAAACAATGAAGAAGATGGGAGGggaaaaggaaaacttagACACGAAGTTAAGCAGATTTCTACTAAGCTATCGTACCACACCTCATGCAACCACTGGTAAAACACCTGGTGAGCTATTAATGAACCGGAAGCTGAAGACGCGCTTGGACCTGGTAAACCCCCTTAGTCAGGACACAATTCGCACTCGTGTAGAAGATAAACAGCTTGCACAGAAGAAACAACCCGACAATCTAGTGCCACTCAGAGAATTTCAAGTGAATGACCCAGTATTTGTCAAGAATTTTTCATATGGTCCAAAGTGGTTATGTGGAACAATTATTCAACAGTCAGGACCGGTTTCGTATGTCGTTCAACTCAGTTCAGGTGGAGTGTTTCGACGACATGTTGACCATCTTCGCCTGAGGACAAGCACACCCACAGTCGCCAATGATCTTCAGAGTTCAACAGAATTGGCCCAAGTTCCAATGCAAACAACTGTACCCAAGCAGATTCCAGAGGAATTTAAGGAACCTGAGATCACAGTTCCAGAACCTTCATTGGAACCGAAGAAGACAGAGCTTCCAGCTTCTGAACCTGCAAGTACTCTGCGAAGAAGTACTCGACTCAAAACCACACCTACTCACCTCAAAGACTATGTATGTTAA